A window from Acinonyx jubatus isolate Ajub_Pintada_27869175 chromosome E1, VMU_Ajub_asm_v1.0, whole genome shotgun sequence encodes these proteins:
- the MINK1 gene encoding misshapen-like kinase 1 isoform X7 has product MGDPAPARSLDDIDLSALRDPAGIFELVEVVGNGTYGQVYKGRHVKTGQLAAIKVMDVTEDEEEEIKQEINMLKKYSHHRNIATYYGAFIKKSPPGNDDQLWLVMEFCGAGSVTDLVKNTKGNALKEDCIAYICREILRGLAHLHAHKVIHRDIKGQNVLLTENAEVKLVDFGVSAQLDRTVGRRNTFIGTPYWMAPEVIACDENPDATYDYRSDIWSLGITAIEMAEGAPPLCDMHPMRALFLIPRNPPPRLKSKKWSKKFIDFIDTCLIKTYLSRPPTEQLLKFPFIRDQPTERQVRIQLKDHIDRSRKKRGEKEETEYEYSGSEEEDDSHGEEGEPSSIMNVPGESTLRREFLRLQQENKSNSEALKQQQQQQQQQQQRDPEAHIKHLLHQRQRRIEEQKEERRRVEEQQRREREQRKLQEKEERRLEDMQALRREEERRQAEREQEYKRKQLEEQRQSERLQRQLQQEHAYLKSLQQQQQQQQLQKQQQQQAPPTDRKPLYHYGRGVGPADKPAWAREVEERTRMNKQQNSPLAKTKPGGAGPETPVPQASPGPAGPLSQTPPMQRPVEPQEGPHKSLVAHRVPLKPYAAPVPRSQSLQDQPTRNLAAFPASHEPDPAVPTPTAAPGTRGAVIRQNSDPTSEGPGPSPNPPSWVRPDTETPPKVPQRTSSIATALNTSGAGGARPAQAVRARPRSNSAWQIYLQRRAERGSPKPPGPPAQPPGPPNACSNPDLRRSDPGWERSEGALPSHGHLPQAGSLERNRVGASSKLDGSPVLSPGNKAKPDDHRSRPGRPASYKRAIGEDFVLLKERALDEAPRPPKKAMDYSSSSEEVESSEDEEESNGEPSEGSRDTPGARDGDTDSVSTMVVHDVEEIAGTQTPYGGGTMVVQRTPEEERSLLHADSNGYTNLPDVVQPSHSPTESGKGQSPPSKEGDSDYQSRGLVKAPGKSSFTMFVDLGIYQPGGSGDTIPITALVGGEGGRLDQLQYDVRKGSVVNVNPTNTRAHSETPEIRKYKKRFNSEILCAALWGVNLLVGTENGLMLLDRSGQGKVYGLIGRRRFQQMDVLEGLNLLITISGKRNKLRVYYLSWLRNKILHNDPEVEKKQGWTTVGDMEGCGHYRVVKYERIKFLVIALKSSVEVYAWAPKPYHKFMAFKSFADLPHRPLLVDLTVEEGQRLKVIYGSSAGFHAVDVDSGNSYDIYIPVHIQSQITPHAIIFLPNTDGMEMLLCYEDEGVYVNTYGRIIKDVVLQWGEMPTSVAYICSNQIMGWGEKAIEIRSVETGHLDGVFMHKRAQRLKFLCERNDKVFFASVRSGGSSQVYFMTLNRNCIMNW; this is encoded by the exons GGTCGGCACGTCAAGACTGGGCAGCTGGCTGCCATCAAGGTCATGGACGTCACGGAG gacgaggaggaggagatCAAGCAGGAGATCAACATGCTAAAGAAGTACTCTCACCACCGCAACATCGCCACCTACTACGGGGCCTTCATAAAGAAGAGCCCCCCCGGAAACGACGACCAGCTCTGG CTGGTGATGGAGTTCTGCGGCGCTGGCTCCGTGACAGACCTGGTGAAGAACACAAAAGGGAACGCCCTGAAGGAGGACTGTATCGCCTACATCTGCCGGGAGATCCTCCGG GGCCTAGCCCATCTCCACGCCCACAAGGTGATCCATCGAGACATCAAGGGGCAGAACGTGCTGCTGACAGAGAACGCCGAGGTCAAGCTGG TGGATTTTGGGGTGAGTGCCCAGCTGGACCGTACTGTGGGCAGGCGGAACACTTTCATCGGGACCCCCTACTGGATGGCCCCGGAGGTCATCGCCTGTGACGAGAACCCTGATGCCACCTACGATTACAGG AGTGACATCTGGTCTCTAGGAATCACAGCCATCGAGATGGCAGAGGGAGCCCCCC CTCTGTGTGACATGCACCCCATGCGAGCCCTCTTCCTCATCCCACGGAACCCACCCCCCAGACTCAAGTCCAAGAAATG GTCTAAGAAGTTCATCGACTTCATCGACACGTGTCTCATCAAAACCTACCTGAGCCGCCCACCCACGGAACAGCTGCTCAAGTTCCCCTTCATCCGTGACCAGCCCACAGAGCGCCAGGTCCGCATCCAGCTCAAGGACCACATCGACCGCTCCCGCAAGAAGCGAGGCGAGAAGG AGGAGACGGAGTATGAGTACAGTGGCAGCGAGGAGGAAGACGACAGCcatggagaggagggggagcCGAG ctccaTCATGAACGTGCCCGGGGAGTCCACCCTGCGCCGGGAGTTTCTCCGGCTCCAGCAGGAGAATAAGAGCAACTCGGAGGCtctgaagcagcagcagcagcagcagcagcagcagcagcagcgggacCCCGAGGCGCACATCAAGCATCTCCTGCACCAGCGCCAGCGGCGCATcgaggagcagaaggaggagcGGCGGCGCGTGGAGGAG CAACAGCGGCGGGAGCGGGAGCAGCGGAAGctgcaggagaaggaggagcGGCGGCTGGAGGACATGCAGGCGCTGCGACGGGAGGAGGAGCGGCGGCAGGCGGAGCGCGAGCAG GAGTACAAGCGGAAGCAGCTGGAGGAGCAGCGGCAGTCCGAGCGCCTGCAGAGGCAGCTGCAGCAGGAGCACGCCTACCTCAAGtccctgcagcagcagcagcagcagcagcagctgcagaagcagcagcagcagcaggccccGCCCACAGACCGGAAGCCGCTGTATCACTACGGCCGGGGCGTCGGTCCCGCGGACAAGCCCGCCTGGGCGCGCGAG GTGGAAGAGAGAACGAGGATGAATAAGCAGCAGAACTCTCCCCTGGCCAAAACCAAGCCCGGCGGCGCAGGGCCCGAGACCCCCGTTCCCCAGGCCTCCCCTGGGCCCGCGGGCCCCCTTTCCCAAACTCCTCCTATGCAGAGGCCGGTGGAGCCCCAGGAGGGACCGCACAAG AGCCTGGTGGCACACCGGGTCCCACTGAAGCCATATGCAGCGCCCGTACCCCGATCCCAGTCCCTGCAGGACCAGCCCACCCGAAACCTGGCTGCCTTCCCGGCCTCCCACGAGCCCGACCCTGCCGTCCCCACACCCACTGCCGCGCCCGGCACCCGAGGAGCGGTCATCCGCCAGAATTCAGATCCCACCTCGGAAGGGCCTGGCCCCAGCCCGAACCCCCCATCCTGGGTCCGGCCGGACACTGAGACCCCACCCAAG GTGCCTCAGAGGACCTCGTCCATCGCCACTGCCCTTAACACCAGTGGGGCCGGAGGGGCCCGGCCGGCTCAGGCCGTCCGTGCCAG ACCTCGCAGCAACTCCGCCTGGCAAATCTATCTGCAAAGGCGGGCCGAGCGGGGCTCCCCCAAGCCTCCGGGGCCCCCCGCTCAGCCCCCTGGTCCGCCCAACGCCTGTAG TAACCCCGACCTCAGGAGGAGCGACCCTGGCTGGGAACGCTCGGAAGGTGCCCTCCCCTCGCACGGGCACCTGCCCCAGGCTGGCTCGCTAGAGCGGAACCGCGTGGGAG CCTCCTCCAAGCTGGATGGCTCCCCAGTGCTCTCCCCTGGGAACAAAGCCAAGCCTGATGACCACCGCTCCCGGCCGGGCCGGCCCGCA AGCTATAAGCGTGCCATCGGCGAG GACTTCGTGCTCCTGAAGGAGCGGGCCCTGGACGAGGCCCCGCGGCCTCCCAAGAAGGCCATGGACTACTCGTCTTCCAGCGAGGAGGTGGAAAGCAGCGAGGACGAGGAAGAAAGCAATGGCGAGCCATCAGAGGGGAGCAGAGATACCCCTGGGGCCCG CGACGGAGACACAGACAGCGTCAGCACCATGGTGGTCCATGACGTGGAGGAGATCGCGGGGACCCAGACCCCCTATGGGGGCGGCACCATGGTGGTCCAGCGC aCTCCTGAGGAGGAGCGCAGCCTGCTGCACGCAGACAGCAACGGCTACACAAACCTGCCCGATGTGGTCCAGCCCAGCCACTCGCCCACTGAGAGCGGCAAAGGTCAAAGCCCCCCATCCAAGGAGGGAGACAGCGAC taCCAGTCTCGTGGGCTGGTAAAGGCCCCTGGCAAGAGCTCGTTCACGATGTTTGTGGACCTAGGGATCTACCAGCCCGGAGGCAGTGGGGATACCATCCCCATCACAG CCCTGGTCGGGGGAGAGGGCGGTCGGCTTGATCAGCTCCAGTACGACGTGCGGAAAGGCTCCGTGGTCAACGTGAACCCCACCAACACCCGGGCCCACAGCGAGACCCCCGAGATCCGGAAATACAAGAAGCGATTCAATTCCGAGATCCTCTGTGCGGCCCTTTGGG GCGTCAACCTGCTGGTGGGCACCGAGAACGGTCTGATGCTGCTGGACCGAAGCGGGCAGGGCAAGGTGTACGGGCTCATCGGGCGGCGGCGCTTCCAGCAAATGGACGTGCTAGAGGGGCTCAACCTGCTCATCACCATCtcag GGAAAAGGAACAAACTGCGGGTGTATTACCTGTCCTGGCTCCGGAACAAGATTCTGCACAACGATCCGGAAGTGGAGAAGAAGCAGGGCTGGACCACTGTGGGCGACATGGAGGGCTGCGGGCACTACCGCGTGG tgAAATACGAGCGCATTAAGTTCCTGGTCATCGCCCTGAAGAGCTCCGTGGAGGTGTATGCCTGGGCCCCCAAGCCCTACCACAAGTTCATGGCCTTCAAG TCCTTTGCAGACCTCCCTCACCGCCCTCTGCTGGTCGACCTGACCGTGGAGGAGGGTCAGCGGCTCAAGGTCATCTACGGCTCCAGTGCCGGTTTCCACGCTGTGGATGTCGACTCGGGGAACAGCTACGACATCTACATCCCCGTGCAT ATCCAGAGCCAGATCACGCCCCACGCCATCATCTTCCTCCCCAACACGGACGGCATGGAGATGCTCCTGTGCTACGAGGACGAGGGCGTGTACGTGAACACGTACGGGCGCATCATCAAGGACGTGGTGCTGCAGTGGGGAGAGATGCCCACCTCTGTGG cctACATCTGCTCCAACCAGATCATGGGCTGGGGCGAGAAAGCCATTGAGATCCGCTCCGTGGAGACGGGCCACCTGGACGGCGTCTTCATGCACAAACGAGCCCAGAGGCTTAAGTTCCTGTGTGAGCGGAACGACAAG GTGTTCTTTGCCTCTGTCCGCTCCGGGGGCAGCAGCCAGGTTTACTTCATGACCCTGAATCGGAACTGCATCATGAACTGGTGA